AAATAAAGAAGAACACTTCCCATTGAGTCACCTATATCCTTTGAGCCAGCTACGTAAGCGGTCGAATCTATGTAGTTCaattttgaaatttttATAATTAAAATGATTTAGATTCCGTTTCTTTTATAAGCAATACATATATctacatatatatattcatACATTATAATCTTCATCTCATATATTCAAAGTTTGATTATCTTAAGATTTATTGTATATAATCTATTCTGTCTATGGTTTATTATTGATCTAGGTATATGTGGTAACTTTCAGAAACTAACGCAATTTAAGTTAGTTGAAAGTACAAAGCGTAACTGAAATAGTATGCATATCTGTCTAAATTTTATGGCTTGTACACCTTAGAGCAAGCTATCCATACGAGAAAATACTTCCAAAGCGCCTGCAACAACTTCCAACTGCAAACTTGTGCCTGGATTGTTGTTGATTTCCTCTTGTACCTCTTGATTCAAATTGACAGAGATACCAGTATCTGCTTTCTTGTCTAATGCAAAAGGATACTGTGAAAACTGGGCCAATAGCTCGTCAGCACGAGCAAAACCACGGTCGCGCTTCTCGTAGTCTAACGTGGAAAGAACATTTTCTAGTACGCTGGCGCCATACGCTGCGCAAATTAAAGCGATGGTTCTCAGATATTTGAATGCAACACATTCCGGAAAGTACTCTGTATAGTTTAATTCCACGGTCCTTGGCACCAAAACTGAAAGAACACGTCGTTTAATTGACTCTTTGCAGCTTGTATCAGCAACAGGATGGGTGGCCATGTCAAACAGGAAGAAGTTTTTCATCTCCGTTCTTAGCACACCCTTATCAACCAACCCTTTCGCAAGTCTTTCCCGCGCTTGCTTCAACTGATAGTTGATCTTCAATAAGTTCCAGGTTTCTCCACTTAGCAAATCAATCCATGTAACAATGGAAAGTGGCTCATTGTTCTTCATCAAGGTAAGAGTTTCATCAAGTAATGCTTCTCCAGTCTTACTACTGTCTATCACTTCGACTAGCCTCCCTGATACATCGAAACGTCTTCTGGAAGCATCATCCACTACTCTTATCTTTCCTCTAAATGCCAGCTCAATCAGAATACAACCACGCAGTGCATATGATATATTGTCGTTCCAAAATGACAAGTAACCTTCTTTATCTTTCAATCCCATAAGTAGCACCTCTTCCATTAAAGTCAATTTAGGTTCTTTTGTATTTTCACGCAATTTTTGATCCTCTGGATCGTATGCAATCTTATGGGAATCTACACCATCGTCATAGATATTACTTCTTTGACTTGTTTCCACATTAGCTTCACTAGTCTTTTTACTAACTCTGCGCCTCTGAAGGGACATAATAACAACCAATCTTATATAAAAGAGTGATTTTTAGCTTTAATTACTAGATTCTGACTTAAGATACACCTTACGGTAGGAACGAAATCAGCACTAATGAAAAGCTCAATCAGTTACTGTCATGAACACCTTAACAGTGAAGGAGAACGAAAAGTCGTACATTCTAAACACGCATAGATCGGTCGTATAATATGATAGTCTTATAGTTCATGATGTACTGTTATATAGGCGAATATATACGTGTAATGCTTGTAATACGTGTAATTAGTCAAATAATGCTCTTTTTAGTGGTTCTATTTCATCTTTGTGACTGTCCTTGATGTAAACCAAGAAGTATGGGGTTGCAGTGTTGTTTTCAGCAAAGTAGAAGACCTCATTTTCGTTAACCTCGGTGACGGACTCGTCATTGTATTTACGCCAAATACCATTATTAATATGGTCTTTCAAGTAAACCCAATAGTGTCCATAGCTTGCTTCACCCTTGTGAATGAAGACTGCAAATAAGGAATACCCAATGCTTTTAAAATTTTCCATATTAGAGGTAATTTGGTGTTCGATGTCAGCAGCTTGGTTATCAAGAAGTTGTAATTCGGTCTCAAGAGTGGCAGAGAAGTGGTCAATTTGAGATAAGAAGTTTTGCTTTTCAGTTTTTGTTTGTTGGGATACGTTCTGGAAAACATCCGATAGGAGGAAACGCTTGGTTTCTTCCATTGAGGATTTGAGGGTTTGGCCATCGTTGTTTTTGGCCAATAGTTTACGGCGCTGGTCCTTTATGAGCTGTAATTGTGCGCGCAGTTGAGCCGAATGTTCTTTTTTGCGGATGAGTTCTGGGTCCTGAGTAGCCATATAGCGGTCCATATATAGCTTTTGGCTGAATGGAAGAGGCTCAAGGGATTTGAAGGGCATGAACTTCTCACGGTCATAGTACACCCTCTGTATTTGAATCTGTAAGATTGTTGGCAATTTTTCGATGGTTAATGACCTCTTCACAGAACCTTTGTCTTCGTCGAGGGTTAATAAATCGTCTTGAAAATATAGGTCCAAAGCGTCATATATATCCTTCGGATGATCACCCACGTTAACCAGCAAGGACATGAAGCGTTCGTATTTTGTTCTTTTTCTTTCTGGTTCATCCAGAGGTGTTAGAACCTGTTTCAATTTGCCGTAGAAAAGCTGTTTTATGAGGTCTAACTGCTCATTGTCTTCGTCGTAGTCTAGTGGCACCGAGGCGCTCTCTAGTTGACAGAGAACATTACCAATACACTCAGTCACATCTTGTTGCCTGCCTATCTCCAAGGCATTTTGAAGTTGCTCCAAGTTTATTTTTGCAACATGAACAGTGTTGTTCTTTTCATTATGTTCAGGCCGAGCCGGTTCCAATTCACATTCGGACAGTGAAGATTCACGCTTCGTCGCAGCCGATGTGTCTTGAACAGCATCGGTTTCAACCTGAATGTCATCAGCTTCAACCTGAATGTCATCAGCTTCAACCTCAACAGAATCAGCTTCAACCTGAACAGCATCATTGTCAAAGCTTAAGTCAATGAGATCCGTATCAATATCAAGTGGCCGCGCATCTAAACTGTCCTTCGATTCATTTATATCGGATTGCACAATAGTATCAAATTCAACCTCTGTATTACTTGGCGAAAATGCTAGGTATGCAAGCTCCCTTGTAGGTGTAACATATCTTTCCGTCGTGTGAACCATGTCTTTGAAAAGGTTTCTAAGTTGATAAACAAACTGTACAGATCGCTCAACTTCTGCCTTTGACACCTCACGACCGCCGATTCTCCTTTCAGACATATCTCTTGATTTCTCTACCGCTGCAAGCAAATCAACTGCTAGAAGATTATAGTTTAGAATGTATTCTCTTAGAGGGGAAATGGTAAAGTAGTACTGTAGCAATGAGTTCAAGTAGCATGTGTTACcaatattattaatacCTGCTGGCCAATTGCCAGATGGTAAATAAGAAGGATCTACAATACCGGTCTCTAAGAAATGGTTTATAACTTTTGAATTCCGCTCATATCCAATTTTTGTAAGAGCCATTTTTAAATTCAGGAATTGCTCTGCTGAAGATATAGGGTCTTGGTTCCATTTACTTTGAAATATTTCTAGAATCAGTTCATCACTGGCATTATAGTCAACATGTAAAGCTTCCAGCGCGGCAGAATAAGACCAATAAGACATATGATAAAACTGTTGGAACCGGGGACACTTTTGAAAGAGTAAATTGAAGAGCGGAATACTTCTTTTGACGACAGCAAGTGTATAAAGAGCCCGATCACATTCTATCTTCAAACCAGGCGCATCTGACACTTTAATACTATAAGCCGTCTCAATTAAGTCATTTTCCACTGACTTGTCAATCTCCAAGAGTTTATATGCTTGTGTTTCAAACTGGAAGGGCTCTAACTCCACACAAAATTTCAATTTTTCACTATCCTTATACTTGGCTAGCACGCGAAATGCATTTTTCAGGTCCGTACGAGCTTGAGGGGTAGCATTTCTTGACTTTTCTCTATAAAGATTCAATAGTACTTCCTCAGAAATTGATTTTGGATCTGTAGCTCCATCTAACTCGAAGAGGGAAACTGCACTCTTCAAAGCATCATGCCCGACAACATTCTGCTTGAAGGCATATGAAAGCAGTTGGTGACTTCCCTTAGCATTCGCTACAAATGTCAAAGCATCGTAATAGATTCCCGTATTCTGAGGGTCTAGAGCTACCTGTGTCTCATAATTCTTAATGATGTCTTTATCGGCATAATGGTAATTAGATGTTATGTTAATAAAATTATAGTTATTGTCGTAGGGATGCAGGTGATCGTTCAAATCACTACGGTCATGTTCATGCAATAAATGGTGCCAAAAGGAATCTGAAAAGTAAGTTTGATACAATTGGAATGACCTTATTTTACTATTAGAAGCGACAACCTCCTTGGGTAATAAGCTGGCTGATTGCTTGCCTAGAAATAATAGTTCCAAAGACTTTCGCACATAAGAATCTCTTAGTCTACGGAGTTTCTTGTCTTGCAGGTAGTTCACGAAATCAGGCGGTTTGTATTCCTTTATGATTTTTCCATCTTCAGTTTCAATTTCCGATAACTCAAATCCAAACTTATCAACCAACCAAGAGGGATCAAGTTGAGCATTTAGCACTTTATTATCTGCAGCTATTGTTTTCAACTCATCACTAGCATCACGTCTTCCTAATGGGTTCCTAAATACCTTAAATAACGTGTTTAGGCACTCCGCTTGGTTAGGAACCGAATTTACATCCAAATCGGGATATTTTTCACATAAATTTTGGTATCTAAGTTGGATGCTCTCAGAATTAAACTCTAATAATTCCTCGCTGCTAAATTCCGGCTTCAGAATTTCAATCCGCACCACTCTATTCGTATGAGGTGAAACAAACGTAGCGCTATCAATTATCgcatcatcatcatcatcatctcCATATATATCCatatcatcttcatcgtaGGAATGCAATTTATCCACTAAGTAATACTGAGTGACCCCAAAGTGAGTCCTCGTACGCTCCAGCCGAGTCCGGATCTTCGTGCTAACCCGAATATGATACAAAGAACACCGGCACAGGTCATCCTGGCTATTCATCTTAAAATTTGGGTCGAACAGTACGCCCATAAAAACCTTCACCTTATTATGCTCTTTACACGTGACTGAATTGTACTCAAAGTTGGTCTGCAGAACTAGCGGATCAAGCAAGTACCCTATGCACCAAGTGTTCATAGTCGCGCGCTCCTTGCTATAAGCCAAAACAGGCAACTTTAACAGCCCGTCCGACAATCCTTTGTCAAGGATATGAGATAGATCGACTTTAATGTCATCCAGTAACCTGTCGGAGGTCTTAAATGGGAACCTCTTTGTTACTCCTGGGTATAATACTGTTTTGCCATCGTCTATGTCAGCAACACTTGTCGCCTCCTTCATAGTAGGAGACTTCTCCGACTCTCCTGACGATTTATCCACTTCCATAGCATTCGGCTGATACATCAATGCTATTCTAAACTTCCTTATAGTCCTCTGACTACTCAATTCTACAATAGTGACTGAATATGGTGATATACGAAAAAGAGGGATCGGAGGGACCTTCATTGTAAAGTGGTCCCTATCTAAACACGACAATCATTATATACGCGAGGTAGAAACGCAAGTAAAAAGGCATATATAAGCTTTAATTTGCTGCTTCTGGAGCTCATGATGTACTACTCATAGCTATAAATGGTCTACTTATTTTCAGCCCTTCGGTAATCTCCACGTGCGTTTTGCAGAATATGGCCTACAGACTTAAATAGCCAACTATCAACAAAGGAATACGCATGTGCAGGCTATTAAAGCCATCGACAGGATTTCTGCAGTTGCACAGGTTCACCAGACATCAGGATGGTTATTAAGCCTTAATTCGAGACAAAACCCGTACACCATGAGAAGGGTTTTTGCTATTATAAGGGACCATCGTGGCTTATGGTCAGTAGATCTACAGCCACATTTTACTATAAAACAAGCCAAGACAGTTGACTATTAAACCGCGAAAGTTCAACTTTTAAGCCGCGATCGTTGAGCATATTCTGATAAAAGTGTGAGGATATAAAGTCTGGTTAAATGGGGGCTAAAGCATCGAAGTTGTCTAAGGACGACTTACAAAGCTTAAAGCAATCAACGTATTTCGACAGGAGAGAAATTCTACAATGGCATAAAGGCTTCCTAAGAGACTGTCCTAATGGTCAACTAACCAGGGAAGAGTTCATGAAGATATACAAGCAGTTCTTCCCTTTTGGTTCGCCCGAAGAGTTCGCTGAGCATGTTTTTTCAGTGTTCGACAAGGATAATAATGGGTGTATTGATTTTAAGGAATTTATTACTGCTTTGAGCACCACATCGAGGGGCACGCTGGAAGAGAAGCTGATATGGGCATTTCAACTTTACGACCTAGATCAGGATGGCTTCATAACTTATAATGAGATGCTGACGATTGTTACTAGTGTCTATAAAATGATTGGGTCGATGGTGAAGTTGAGCGAAGATGAGGCAACTCCAGAACTACGAGtaaaaaaaatatttaaatTAATGGACAAGAATGAGGATGGTTATATATCTTTGGATGAATTCAGAGAAGGGTCTAAGGTAGATCCTTCGATTCTCAGTGCGTTGAATCTGTATGATGGGTTAGTGTAATTTATTCTTGCTCACATTTTGGATACTAAAGGAAGTTTATTAAACGAAACCAGGAATGTAGGGGTACCATGCTGATATAAGTTAAGCTATTGGTTCTTTAAGTAAGTTATACATATTTAATTTTGCTTGGTGAAATCATAAAGTGGTTTTAAAAAATGTATATAAGTTGTCTAGAAATTCACTGCATCATTCCAACTTGCCTGTTACACTCTTTCAGCAGTCCAGATGGCCGCTCTGCATATC
This window of the Eremothecium sinecaudum strain ATCC 58844 chromosome VII, complete sequence genome carries:
- the VPS74 gene encoding Vps74p (Syntenic homolog of Ashbya gossypii ACL165C; Syntenic homolog of Saccharomyces cerevisiae YDR372C (VPS74)), with translation MSLQRRRVSKKTSEANVETSQRSNIYDDGVDSHKIAYDPEDQKLRENTKEPKLTLMEEVLLMGLKDKEGYLSFWNDNISYALRGCILIELAFRGKIRVVDDASRRRFDVSGRLVEVIDSSKTGEALLDETLTLMKNNEPLSIVTWIDLLSGETWNLLKINYQLKQARERLAKGLVDKGVLRTEMKNFFLFDMATHPVADTSCKESIKRRVLSVLVPRTVELNYTEYFPECVAFKYLRTIALICAAYGASVLENVLSTLDYEKRDRGFARADELLAQFSQYPFALDKKADTGISVNLNQEVQEEINNNPGTSLQLEVVAGALEVFSRMDSLL
- the UBP2 gene encoding ubiquitin-specific protease UBP2 (Syntenic homolog of Ashbya gossypii ACL164C; Syntenic homolog of Saccharomyces cerevisiae YOR124C (UBP2)) yields the protein MKVPPIPLFRISPYSVTIVELSSQRTIRKFRIALMYQPNAMEVDKSSGESEKSPTMKEATSVADIDDGKTVLYPGVTKRFPFKTSDRLLDDIKVDLSHILDKGLSDGLLKLPVLAYSKERATMNTWCIGYLLDPLVLQTNFEYNSVTCKEHNKVKVFMGVLFDPNFKMNSQDDLCRCSLYHIRVSTKIRTRLERTRTHFGVTQYYLVDKLHSYDEDDMDIYGDDDDDDAIIDSATFVSPHTNRVVRIEILKPEFSSEELLEFNSESIQLRYQNLCEKYPDLDVNSVPNQAECLNTLFKVFRNPLGRRDASDELKTIAADNKVLNAQLDPSWLVDKFGFELSEIETEDGKIIKEYKPPDFVNYLQDKKLRRLRDSYVRKSLELLFLGKQSASLLPKEVVASNSKIRSFQLYQTYFSDSFWHHLLHEHDRSDLNDHLHPYDNNYNFINITSNYHYADKDIIKNYETQVALDPQNTGIYYDALTFVANAKGSHQLLSYAFKQNVVGHDALKSAVSLFELDGATDPKSISEEVLLNLYREKSRNATPQARTDLKNAFRVLAKYKDSEKLKFCVELEPFQFETQAYKLLEIDKSVENDLIETAYSIKVSDAPGLKIECDRALYTLAVVKRSIPLFNLLFQKCPRFQQFYHMSYWSYSAALEALHVDYNASDELILEIFQSKWNQDPISSAEQFLNLKMALTKIGYERNSKVINHFLETGIVDPSYLPSGNWPAGINNIGNTCYLNSLLQYYFTISPLREYILNYNLLAVDLLAAVEKSRDMSERRIGGREVSKAEVERSVQFVYQLRNLFKDMVHTTERYVTPTRELAYLAFSPSNTEVEFDTIVQSDINESKDSLDARPLDIDTDLIDLSFDNDAVQVEADSVEVEADDIQVEADDIQVETDAVQDTSAATKRESSLSECELEPARPEHNEKNNTVHVAKINLEQLQNALEIGRQQDVTECIGNVLCQLESASVPLDYDEDNEQLDLIKQLFYGKLKQVLTPLDEPERKRTKYERFMSLLVNVGDHPKDIYDALDLYFQDDLLTLDEDKGSVKRSLTIEKLPTILQIQIQRVYYDREKFMPFKSLEPLPFSQKLYMDRYMATQDPELIRKKEHSAQLRAQLQLIKDQRRKLLAKNNDGQTLKSSMEETKRFLLSDVFQNVSQQTKTEKQNFLSQIDHFSATLETELQLLDNQAADIEHQITSNMENFKSIGYSLFAVFIHKGEASYGHYWVYLKDHINNGIWRKYNDESVTEVNENEVFYFAENNTATPYFLVYIKDSHKDEIEPLKRALFD
- the FRQ1 gene encoding frequenin (Syntenic homolog of Ashbya gossypii ACL163W; Syntenic homolog of Saccharomyces cerevisiae YDR373W (FRQ1)) translates to MGAKASKLSKDDLQSLKQSTYFDRREILQWHKGFLRDCPNGQLTREEFMKIYKQFFPFGSPEEFAEHVFSVFDKDNNGCIDFKEFITALSTTSRGTLEEKLIWAFQLYDLDQDGFITYNEMLTIVTSVYKMIGSMVKLSEDEATPELRVKKIFKLMDKNEDGYISLDEFREGSKVDPSILSALNLYDGLV